A region from the Cellvibrio sp. PSBB006 genome encodes:
- the secE gene encoding preprotein translocase subunit SecE yields MNIKSEEKEYRLDPLKWLVVIALIVAGVVGNSHFSAESLLYRVLGLLVLAVLACFVAYHTAKGASLWALVQGSMVELRKVVWPSRQETNQTTLIVVAVVIVMSIILWLLDTFLGWIASSIIG; encoded by the coding sequence ATGAATATAAAAAGCGAAGAGAAAGAATATCGCCTGGATCCACTTAAATGGCTTGTGGTGATAGCGCTGATTGTCGCTGGCGTTGTTGGAAATTCACATTTTTCCGCAGAGTCTCTGTTGTATCGGGTTCTCGGATTGCTGGTTCTGGCAGTGCTCGCCTGTTTTGTGGCGTATCACACTGCAAAAGGCGCAAGCTTATGGGCGCTGGTACAAGGATCTATGGTTGAGCTGCGTAAGGTTGTTTGGCCAAGTCGGCAGGAAACCAATCAAACCACCTTGATTGTGGTTGCTGTTGTTATTGTGATGTCCATTATTCTTTGGCTGCTGGACACCTTTTTGGGGTGGATAGCGTCTTCAATCATAGGGTAG